The Algiphilus sp. sequence TTCGTCTCGCGGAAGATGCGCTCCGACTTCGCTCCGCGCAGATAGCCGGCGCCGCCGAGGATCTGGACTGCTTGACCCGCCACCTGCTCGAGCGTCGATGTCGCCAGATTCTTGAGCATGCAGAGCTCGGCAACCGGGTGCTGCCCCTGCGAAACGCGCCATGCGAGCAGGTGGAGCTGAGCGCCGACAGCGTCGATGGCGGTCTTCATGTCGACCAGCTTGTGGCGTATCACCTGACGCGCGATGAGCGGCTTGCCGAAGGTCTGGCGCTCGCGCGCCCAGTCGAGCGCCTCCCGGTAGCAGGTCTGCGCCAGCCCCCAGGCCTGGGCGGCCAGCGCCAGTCGCTCGCCGTTGAAGTTCTGCATGATCGCCATGAAGCCGGCGTTCTCGACGCCGATCAGATTCGCGGCGGGCACGCGCGCGTCGTCGAAATACAGGGTCGCGGTGTCCGAGCACCGCCACCCCATCTTGTCCAGCGGCGAGCGCGAAAAGCCGGGTGTATCGCCTTCCACCACCAGCAGCGAAATGCCGCCGACGCCCTCGCCACCCGTGCGCACGGCGGTCGTGATGCAGTCCGCGCGCATCCCGGAGGTGATGAAGGTCTTGCTGCCCTTGAGAATGTAGTGATCGCCGTCGCGGCGGGCCGTGGTGCGGATGCTCGCGACGTCGGAGCCGCCCGATGGCTCCGTGATGGCGAGCGCGGCCACCTTGTCGCCGGCAAGCACGGGCGCCACGAAGCGCTGCTTCTGCTCGTCGGTTCCCGCGGCCACGATGGGCGGCGTCCCGATGC is a genomic window containing:
- a CDS encoding acyl-CoA dehydrogenase family protein, with protein sequence MTASSPFLNDDHGAFRDQVARFVESEITPSIDAWEEAGELPRALHRCAAEAGVLQIGFPEACGGIEVPDRFFEMIAIEELCRAGSGGLIASLMSHGIGTPPIVAAGTDEQKQRFVAPVLAGDKVAALAITEPSGGSDVASIRTTARRDGDHYILKGSKTFITSGMRADCITTAVRTGGEGVGGISLLVVEGDTPGFSRSPLDKMGWRCSDTATLYFDDARVPAANLIGVENAGFMAIMQNFNGERLALAAQAWGLAQTCYREALDWARERQTFGKPLIARQVIRHKLVDMKTAIDAVGAQLHLLAWRVSQGQHPVAELCMLKNLATSTLEQVAGQAVQILGGAGYLRGAKSERIFRETKVLSIGGGASEIMKDLASRQLGY